In the Rutidosis leptorrhynchoides isolate AG116_Rl617_1_P2 unplaced genomic scaffold, CSIRO_AGI_Rlap_v1 contig247, whole genome shotgun sequence genome, one interval contains:
- the LOC139882238 gene encoding bidirectional sugar transporter SWEET10-like, with amino-acid sequence MEAWTFAFGILGNVISFMVGLAPLPTFYQIYKKKTAQGFQSVPYVVALFSAMLWMYYALVKQHEFLLITINSFFCVIETVYLGIYFYYAPKKERIILVKLFLLFNVFGFGTICLVTMFLGKVETRLRVLGYICMAFALSVFAAPLCIVKKVIQTKSVEFMSFSLSLCLTFNAVAWFCYGLSLKDWNIAVPNTLGFLFGIIQMVLYMMYRNSKKVVLETMEPKILNQDEHIVDVTKLSAIEINLVIPERNNSTEALLVEDQLAHVKELQIITEADLIQASTPKL; translated from the exons ATGGAAGCTTGGACGTTTGCTTTTGGCATTCTAG GTAATGTCATCTCTTTCATGGTTGGCCTTGCTCCCTT GCCAACATTTTATCAAATATACAAGAAAAAAACTGCACAAGGGTTCCAATCCGTTCCTTATGTGGTTGCACTCTTCAGTGCAATGCTATGGATGTACTATGCCTTAGTTAAACAACATGAGTTTCTTCTCATTACTATTAACTCCTTCTTCTGTGTCATTGAGACTGTCTATCTTGGAATCTATTTCTACTATGCACCAAAGAAAGAAAGG ATTATCCTCGTGAAACTGTTTCTGCTCTTCAACGTTTTTGGATTCGGCACAATTTGTCTAGTCACGATGTTCTTGGGAAAAGTTGAAACCCGTCTTAGGGTTCTTGGTTACATATGCATGGCGTTTGCTCTCAGTGTCTTTGCTGCTCCCCTTTGCATTGTG AAAAAAGTGATACAAACCAAAAGCGTAGAGTTCATGTCATTTTCATTGTCATTGTGCCTCACTTTTAATGCCGTTGCCTGGTTTTGCTATGGTCTTTCCCTAAAGGACTGGAATATAGCA GTTCCAAATACACTTGGATTCCTCTTTGGTATTATCCAAATGGTGCTTTACATGATGTACAGAAATTCAAAGAAGGTAGTTCTAGAGACGATGGAGCCAAAAATATTGAACCAAGATGAACACATTGTTGATGTGACGAAGCTTAGTGCAATTGAAATTAATTTAGTCATTCCAGAGAGGAACAATTCAACTGAAGCTCTTCTTGTTGAAGACCAACTTGCTCATGTCAAAGAACTCCAGATTATTACTGAAGCTGACCTCATTCAAGCATCTACTCCTAAACTCTGA